A stretch of the Sphingobacterium thalpophilum genome encodes the following:
- a CDS encoding RNA polymerase sigma factor, giving the protein MNNSSINILVEEKKCLLKHFASKFTADPDEKEDLVQETLIRAWRSIDDLVKHPKLMSWLYVIMRNVYINRYRKARRGSEIHDTYIDLESSNTIENNKAENRFIADDIEKAMCSLSDENYQLFRLFLDGYKYHEIAAHLAMPEGTVKTRIHMLRKKLQRQLKVYRLD; this is encoded by the coding sequence ATGAACAATTCCAGTATAAACATCCTTGTCGAAGAAAAAAAATGTTTATTGAAGCATTTTGCGAGCAAGTTTACCGCCGACCCTGATGAAAAGGAAGACCTCGTCCAAGAAACGCTGATCCGAGCATGGCGATCTATAGATGACCTCGTCAAGCACCCGAAACTTATGTCATGGCTGTATGTCATCATGAGAAATGTTTATATCAACCGGTATCGGAAAGCGAGGCGCGGTAGCGAAATACATGACACCTATATTGATCTTGAATCAAGCAATACCATTGAAAACAACAAAGCAGAGAATAGGTTTATCGCTGATGATATCGAAAAAGCGATGTGTAGTCTGTCCGACGAAAATTACCAGCTCTTCCGGTTGTTTCTTGATGGTTATAAATATCACGAAATAGCCGCTCATTTAGCGATGCCTGAAGGCACTGTCAAAACACGAATACATATGCTACGCAAGAAGCTGCAACGGCAATTAAAAGTATATCGACTTGATTAA
- a CDS encoding porin family protein codes for MMKKLTLFLLIATGVGHASAQKIETTPQMVSEVGIEPIRQGNWMVGGSIGSIGYSFEGKSFNAALQPRAGYFVSDGLAIGAQANVGLITVKDAKDNWTYGIAPFVRYYFPNAGSSTGRFFGQGDIGISGSSVGKGASLAVGANLGYAHFITRTVALEATFGYNYSKANINTGSGASGLGVGVGFQIYLPGRR; via the coding sequence ATGATGAAAAAACTAACGCTATTTTTATTAATTGCCACTGGTGTTGGACACGCCAGCGCCCAGAAAATTGAGACGACACCACAAATGGTATCCGAGGTGGGTATCGAACCGATCCGCCAAGGAAATTGGATGGTTGGTGGATCAATCGGTAGTATCGGATATAGTTTCGAAGGTAAGTCGTTCAACGCCGCTCTACAGCCAAGGGCAGGATATTTTGTCTCAGACGGCCTTGCTATTGGTGCACAAGCTAACGTGGGGCTTATCACAGTGAAGGATGCTAAAGACAACTGGACATATGGTATAGCTCCATTTGTGCGTTATTATTTCCCTAATGCAGGCTCATCGACTGGCCGTTTTTTTGGCCAGGGAGACATTGGTATATCTGGGAGCTCTGTCGGTAAGGGTGCATCGCTAGCGGTTGGAGCGAATCTCGGCTACGCTCATTTTATCACCCGTACGGTCGCATTGGAAGCTACCTTCGGATATAATTATAGTAAAGCGAATATCAATACCGGCAGTGGTGCAAGTGGTCTCGGCGTAGGTGTCGGATTCCAGATTTACTTACCTGGACGCCGGTAA
- a CDS encoding CsbD family protein yields MSNLTWKGRWNELKGKVKQQYADLTDDDLLYAEGKEDELLGKLQQKTGKTKDEVEDWLNNM; encoded by the coding sequence ATGAGTAATTTAACTTGGAAAGGACGTTGGAACGAATTAAAAGGAAAGGTGAAACAACAATATGCTGATCTGACCGATGACGATTTGCTCTATGCCGAAGGCAAAGAAGATGAGCTATTGGGCAAGCTGCAACAAAAGACTGGTAAGACAAAAGACGAGGTGGAAGATTGGTTAAACAACATGTAA
- a CDS encoding glycoside hydrolase family 15 protein has translation MKTNRHVYQTGIIGNCSYIAHVGVDTNISWLCWPSFEDSFVFGGLIDQNSGGSFAIRPEEEVVETKQYYIKNSNILCTEIHTESFAYRVTDFAPRFEQFGRYFKPLMLIRKIEPLRGAPSVNIRCQPTADYGRKSLKATRGSNHIMYSSDGIGDRIRLTTDVPISHFFQLDSWTIISENKYLILTYDAAFESAIATTCEDFLQKTLSYWQRWIKRCSIPNIYQAEVIRSALVLKLHQYEDTGAIIAASTTSLPEHPGSGRNWDYRYCWVRDSYYVLTALAHIGQFEEMESFANYIAGITHHNPGRLQPLYGILGTSELTEQILPYLKGYLDNGPVRIGNQAFEHIQNDVYGQAMIALLPLFTDQRFKIHENKNVLGWVNFILEKIEATIDEKDAGIWEFRNFANHHCYSNLFQWVGCKAALLIARQNGYQDMEERANVLLKKAEAYIEACYDEERKVYQNALDSKNLDASTLQLIVMDYLDPKSERAQAHLAMLEKELKGENGLFYRYKHQDDFGKPKSTFLVCAFWYVEALACVGRVSEAQEILDRLLTYSNHLGLFSEDVTEDNGSQWGNFPQAYSHVGLMNAVYRLAIKLDKPIFSL, from the coding sequence ATGAAAACAAATAGGCACGTATACCAAACAGGTATCATCGGCAATTGCTCCTATATTGCGCACGTCGGCGTTGATACAAATATATCCTGGCTGTGCTGGCCCTCTTTTGAAGATAGTTTTGTATTTGGTGGTTTAATTGATCAAAACAGTGGCGGCTCATTTGCTATACGCCCCGAAGAAGAGGTAGTCGAAACAAAACAATATTACATCAAAAACTCTAATATCCTCTGTACAGAAATTCACACCGAGTCCTTTGCATATCGCGTTACTGACTTCGCTCCCCGGTTTGAACAATTTGGTCGGTACTTTAAACCGTTAATGTTAATCCGCAAAATTGAACCGCTGCGCGGTGCACCTAGCGTTAATATCCGCTGTCAGCCGACTGCGGATTATGGACGCAAAAGTCTAAAAGCTACTCGTGGGAGCAACCATATAATGTATAGTAGCGATGGTATCGGCGACCGTATCCGTCTGACAACCGATGTTCCGATATCACATTTTTTTCAGCTGGACAGCTGGACAATTATCAGTGAGAACAAATATTTGATTCTCACCTACGACGCTGCTTTTGAATCCGCTATCGCCACTACCTGTGAGGACTTCCTACAAAAGACACTCAGCTACTGGCAGCGTTGGATTAAGCGTTGCAGTATCCCCAACATCTATCAGGCTGAAGTTATTCGTTCTGCGTTAGTGCTTAAATTGCACCAATATGAAGACACTGGCGCTATTATAGCAGCATCAACCACCAGCTTGCCCGAACATCCTGGCTCTGGAAGAAATTGGGATTACCGATACTGTTGGGTACGCGACAGTTATTACGTCCTGACCGCATTAGCGCATATCGGTCAATTTGAAGAGATGGAGAGTTTCGCTAATTATATTGCTGGTATTACCCACCACAATCCCGGAAGACTGCAACCGCTTTATGGCATTTTGGGCACCTCTGAACTCACCGAGCAGATACTGCCATATCTAAAAGGCTATCTGGATAATGGACCTGTACGCATCGGAAATCAGGCATTTGAACATATCCAGAACGACGTCTATGGTCAGGCGATGATAGCTCTTCTTCCCTTATTTACGGACCAGCGTTTCAAGATTCATGAAAATAAGAATGTCTTAGGCTGGGTAAACTTTATTCTGGAAAAGATTGAAGCGACTATTGATGAAAAAGACGCGGGAATCTGGGAGTTCAGAAATTTTGCCAACCATCATTGTTATTCCAACCTATTTCAATGGGTCGGTTGTAAAGCAGCCTTGCTGATTGCTCGTCAGAATGGATATCAAGATATGGAGGAACGGGCCAATGTATTGCTCAAAAAAGCCGAAGCTTATATCGAAGCATGCTATGATGAAGAACGGAAAGTATACCAAAATGCACTTGACAGTAAAAACTTGGATGCCAGTACACTGCAACTGATTGTCATGGATTATCTGGATCCGAAGTCGGAACGGGCACAGGCCCATTTAGCAATGCTGGAAAAAGAACTGAAAGGTGAAAACGGATTATTTTATCGGTACAAACATCAGGACGATTTTGGCAAACCGAAATCTACTTTCCTTGTATGTGCGTTCTGGTACGTGGAAGCCCTTGCATGCGTCGGAAGAGTCAGCGAAGCGCAGGAAATACTCGACCGCCTGCTGACGTACAGCAACCACTTGGGCTTATTTAGTGAGGATGTCACCGAGGATAATGGTAGCCAATGGGGCAACTTCCCGCAGGCATATAGTCATGTGGGTCTTATGAACGCCGTCTATCGCCTCGCAATCAAACTGGATAAGCCCATCTTTTCTTTGTAA
- a CDS encoding bifunctional alpha,alpha-trehalose-phosphate synthase (UDP-forming)/trehalose-phosphatase — MKNKKKIIISNRLPIQIERKKDKLIIRPSAGGLATGLNSAFDSNEIRWVGWPGIVPKDEAEKHKIIALLEPMNLVPVFLSKEEIRNFYEGYSNEVLWPICHYQPSYIHFDREYWSTYVFVNKKFCEAALAIRAASDFIWVQDYQLMLLPQLLRQEDKDLNIGYFHHIPFPSEELFMNIPQRRELVEGLLGADLVGFHTFADSQNFLNACKKILNVPTGHNQLKYQDRHIFIESFPMGIDYDKFVSASVEPKVTAIAEQFRSHFPHQKIIISVDRLDYSKGILERLRAFLTFLEKYPEWHGKVVLYMLIVPSRDKVSQYKKLKDEINRKVSEINSIYGNLSWTPVLYFYKSLPFEELVGLYVASDVCMITSTRDGMNLVSKEYIACKTASEGVLILSEFAGASKELVDALIINPFNRAETADSIFHALRMSPEEIRERTEANLQIIRKFNIQHWVQLFTSRLAETKAIQRDEWARRISDKVFNSIADRYRKSHNRLFFLDYDGTLVKFQNHAQKASPTVVLYNLLDNIISDPLNTLVIISGRSQESLSSWFDGRSYYLVAEHGIWSNFPNFNWSYKKGLALHWMPEVKKLMEKLADQTPGAYIEAKPYSLAWHYRKVELGLGELKAAALKESLNPMLNDYGLQLLDGNAVIEVKNTEVNKGKAALEIAGHIKADFLLAIGDDVTDEDLFRYLPASTISIKVGSNKSAAKYYLDQQEDVIQFLNQLILK; from the coding sequence ATGAAGAACAAAAAGAAAATAATAATTTCAAATAGACTGCCGATACAAATAGAACGAAAAAAAGATAAACTGATCATCAGACCAAGTGCGGGAGGCCTGGCAACAGGGCTAAATTCAGCTTTTGATTCGAACGAAATCCGTTGGGTCGGATGGCCAGGCATTGTTCCAAAAGACGAAGCCGAGAAGCACAAGATAATTGCGTTGCTCGAACCCATGAACCTTGTACCCGTCTTTCTTTCAAAGGAGGAAATACGTAACTTCTACGAAGGATATTCCAACGAGGTACTTTGGCCCATCTGCCACTATCAGCCTAGCTACATTCACTTTGACCGCGAATATTGGTCAACCTATGTATTTGTCAACAAAAAGTTCTGCGAAGCTGCGTTAGCTATCCGTGCAGCATCAGACTTTATCTGGGTGCAAGATTATCAGCTGATGCTTCTCCCCCAGCTCCTTCGACAAGAAGATAAGGATCTCAATATCGGATATTTTCATCATATTCCCTTTCCTTCCGAAGAACTGTTCATGAATATCCCCCAAAGACGGGAGCTCGTAGAAGGGTTGCTGGGAGCGGATCTAGTCGGCTTTCATACGTTTGCTGACAGTCAGAATTTCCTAAACGCCTGTAAAAAGATATTGAACGTTCCCACCGGTCACAACCAATTAAAATATCAAGACAGGCATATATTTATCGAGTCCTTCCCTATGGGGATTGATTATGACAAATTTGTCAGCGCCAGTGTTGAACCCAAAGTGACGGCGATTGCCGAACAGTTTCGAAGTCATTTTCCGCATCAAAAAATCATCATTTCCGTTGATCGTCTAGATTACAGCAAAGGTATTCTGGAGCGTTTGCGTGCCTTCTTGACTTTTTTGGAAAAATACCCTGAATGGCATGGTAAGGTCGTCCTTTATATGCTGATAGTTCCTTCAAGAGACAAAGTCTCTCAATATAAAAAACTCAAAGATGAAATAAACCGCAAAGTAAGTGAAATCAATTCCATTTATGGTAATCTAAGCTGGACACCGGTTCTGTATTTCTACAAATCACTTCCTTTCGAGGAACTGGTCGGATTGTATGTGGCTTCGGACGTTTGTATGATTACGTCAACCAGGGACGGCATGAACCTGGTCAGCAAAGAATATATTGCCTGTAAAACAGCCTCAGAAGGTGTGTTAATCTTGAGCGAGTTTGCCGGCGCATCAAAGGAACTAGTCGACGCCCTAATCATTAACCCATTTAACAGGGCGGAAACAGCAGACAGCATCTTCCATGCGCTACGGATGTCGCCCGAGGAAATTCGTGAACGGACAGAAGCCAACCTTCAGATTATACGTAAATTTAATATACAGCACTGGGTACAGCTGTTTACCAGCAGACTTGCTGAAACCAAAGCCATACAACGCGATGAATGGGCTAGACGTATTTCCGACAAGGTCTTCAATAGTATTGCAGACCGCTATCGAAAAAGCCATAATAGGCTGTTCTTTCTAGATTATGATGGGACACTTGTCAAATTTCAGAACCACGCCCAAAAGGCAAGTCCAACTGTTGTCTTATATAACTTGCTGGACAATATTATCTCCGATCCGCTCAACACATTAGTAATCATTAGCGGACGATCACAGGAAAGTCTATCCTCTTGGTTCGATGGCCGGTCTTATTACTTGGTCGCAGAGCATGGAATCTGGTCCAACTTTCCAAACTTCAATTGGTCTTATAAAAAAGGACTGGCTTTACATTGGATGCCTGAAGTCAAAAAACTCATGGAGAAATTAGCCGATCAGACGCCCGGCGCCTATATTGAAGCCAAACCCTACTCTCTGGCCTGGCATTACAGGAAGGTAGAACTCGGTCTCGGCGAACTGAAAGCGGCCGCACTAAAGGAAAGCCTGAATCCGATGTTGAACGATTATGGACTGCAACTTCTCGATGGGAATGCTGTCATTGAGGTAAAGAATACTGAGGTTAATAAAGGCAAAGCCGCACTCGAAATCGCAGGCCACATCAAAGCTGATTTTTTACTGGCCATCGGCGACGATGTCACGGATGAAGATCTATTTCGTTATCTTCCCGCCTCTACAATAAGCATTAAGGTGGGCAGCAACAAGTCGGCAGCAAAATATTACCTGGACCAACAGGAGGATGTCATTCAATTTTTAAATCAACTTATACTAAAGTAA
- a CDS encoding S-ribosylhomocysteine lyase — MYTKEKAKVNSFTVDHTKLKQGIYAKTSSTNTSHLDNYTTYDIRMIRPNSAERMLSPEVMHTLEHCFATEIRTILGDEVIYVGPMGCCTGFYVVLAGTDKTPQDIAVLMKEVLEIILTEGYEVPFQNPVSCGNYTFMDFASSKQACTNFLQLINAAQLDFEYPYIEEN; from the coding sequence ATGTATACAAAAGAAAAAGCAAAAGTAAACAGTTTTACGGTAGATCATACCAAGCTAAAACAAGGGATTTACGCTAAAACTTCGAGTACCAATACTAGTCATCTAGACAACTATACCACCTATGATATTCGTATGATCAGGCCTAATTCGGCAGAACGTATGTTGTCACCCGAAGTGATGCATACGCTGGAGCACTGCTTTGCAACGGAAATCAGGACGATCTTGGGCGACGAGGTAATTTATGTTGGTCCGATGGGATGCTGTACAGGTTTTTATGTGGTATTGGCAGGGACGGACAAAACACCACAGGATATCGCTGTACTAATGAAAGAGGTGCTCGAGATCATTCTAACTGAAGGTTACGAGGTGCCTTTCCAAAATCCGGTAAGCTGCGGTAACTATACCTTTATGGATTTCGCTTCTTCAAAGCAAGCTTGTACTAACTTCCTGCAGCTGATCAATGCGGCCCAGCTTGATTTCGAATACCCTTACATTGAAGAAAACTAG
- a CDS encoding antibiotic biosynthesis monooxygenase family protein, whose protein sequence is MILEVAVLQIIEGQQSNFERDYKTACQYISASKGYITHSLRKCIEKDNQYILLVEWETLEDHTIGFRESELFKEWEKLLHHYYDPFPTVEHYELLK, encoded by the coding sequence ATGATTTTAGAAGTCGCTGTATTACAAATTATTGAAGGTCAACAATCGAATTTCGAACGTGATTATAAAACCGCCTGTCAGTATATAAGCGCCAGCAAAGGTTATATCACACATTCACTGCGCAAATGTATTGAGAAAGACAATCAGTACATTTTATTGGTGGAGTGGGAGACACTGGAGGACCATACCATAGGCTTCAGGGAGTCAGAACTATTCAAAGAATGGGAAAAGCTTTTACATCATTACTACGATCCTTTCCCGACCGTCGAACACTATGAATTGTTAAAATAG
- a CDS encoding LysR family transcriptional regulator, producing the protein MNYQIELRHLLYFKVLAEELHFRKAAERLYIAQPGLSRQIRQLEDYYRVRLLERNKRNVSLTEAGKYLFEEVTRLLRYLDQIEVQLQSLANGKISTLRLGFIGSAVQTILPQLLVRIKQQQPDIELSLHELGNETQLELLQRKELDLAFVRTSDVPPGLCGLPIHTEHFSLVVPKEHPILKSAKPSLEQLKHESFILFSKNYSHSYFDLVMSIFQDHQFIPKVTLRTVNALTIFNMVKQGLGVAIVPSSLKNGYHVDVAFLELDDLPQRTTLYLAWNAENRNPGIPYVLDIIATSAPWTGAS; encoded by the coding sequence ATGAATTATCAAATAGAACTCCGACACCTTTTGTATTTCAAAGTGCTGGCCGAAGAACTGCATTTTCGCAAAGCAGCCGAACGCCTTTACATCGCCCAGCCCGGATTGAGCCGTCAGATCAGACAGCTGGAGGATTATTATCGGGTAAGGCTATTGGAGCGTAATAAACGAAATGTGTCTCTTACCGAGGCAGGAAAATATCTCTTTGAAGAAGTAACCCGACTTTTGCGCTATCTGGACCAGATCGAAGTTCAGCTACAGAGCCTGGCAAATGGCAAGATAAGCACACTCCGCCTCGGCTTCATAGGTTCTGCCGTACAGACTATACTTCCACAGCTGCTCGTCCGCATCAAACAGCAGCAGCCTGATATCGAACTCTCCCTCCATGAGCTGGGTAACGAAACGCAACTGGAACTGTTGCAGCGAAAAGAACTCGATCTTGCTTTCGTGCGCACGTCTGACGTTCCGCCTGGGCTGTGCGGGCTACCTATCCATACCGAACATTTTAGTCTCGTTGTCCCTAAAGAGCATCCGATATTGAAGAGTGCCAAGCCCAGTCTGGAGCAGCTAAAGCACGAATCCTTTATCTTATTCTCCAAAAATTACAGCCACTCCTATTTTGATCTGGTCATGAGTATTTTTCAGGATCATCAGTTTATACCCAAGGTAACGCTACGTACAGTCAATGCCCTGACGATTTTTAACATGGTCAAACAGGGGCTCGGCGTGGCCATAGTTCCCTCCTCCCTTAAAAATGGATATCATGTTGACGTCGCTTTTCTTGAGCTGGACGATTTGCCTCAGCGCACTACACTTTACTTGGCCTGGAACGCTGAAAACCGCAACCCCGGTATACCCTATGTGCTCGACATTATTGCTACATCGGCTCCTTGGACGGGTGCAAGCTGA